A region of the Leptospirillum ferriphilum genome:
GATGCTGGAAACATGGGACCGCATGGAAGACTCCATCTTGCCCGACCTAGCGGGAACACCCCCCCTGAAACAGGCGGAGTTTCGCGAGATCTTGCGCATTATCCGTCACAAACTCGACCTTAATCGAAGGAACCGCCATTTTGTTGGCTACTCGGGAAAAAGCGACCCGGACGGAGAAACAGGGAGGGCCCATTTCATGGCTTCCATGGAGAGGACCGTTCACCACCTCATCAAACTGAATGGGGAAATCTCCTCTGCCCGAAAACCGGGAGACCCCGGAAAGACATCCCATTGAACGAGCAGAAGACCCAACATTCAATCGGCATTTGTGATGCTTGCGGAGAGTCCGACGTGGACCTCTACAAGATCAGCCTCGGAAGAGATTTCTTCGACAGGCCCTATGATCGTCTTTCCGCATCTGAAGATACAAAACCGCAATGGTTTTGTGGAGATTGCTCACGCGAAAAAGATTTCCAGCGGGATATACGATCCATCCGCCTCGAGTTCGAAAATCTCCGCGAGGGAAGGTCTTCTCTTCTCTCCAGACCGGAAACCGCCAGAAAAGCTGTCGAACGAGTTGCCCTGATCGAGCAATATGTCAAGAGAGGGAGAAAAGTACACACACTCTTGCCTCCCAGAGAAGTGGGAACACTCCTTGTCGATCTGACCAGGCATTTCCTCCAGGATACAAACGATCCGGACGATATCTGACCCCTTCCGGGTTGTGAAAATGAATTTCTCTTGAATCCCTTGCCTTTTTTCAGAGAGGAGGAGTCTTTTGTACAAAAATCCGTCCTTCACAACTCCCTTTGACTTCATCATGGAAAAAACATCGGACAACCAGATCGAACGGACCCCCCTCCTCCTGATTGCTGCGGCCATCGAACAGGGCGGAAGAACGATGGCATCCCTTCTCCGAAAGGGGCCGCTTCTCGGCATTACCGGTTCCGCCAAAGTCCGGAATATTCAGGGAGAGGAAGTCCAGACACTGGACCAGATTGGGCAGGAGACGTTTCTGGGACTTTTCCGCCGAAGCCGGGCCGTTTTCTCTGTCCTGTCCGAAGAGGCCGAAATACCGGAGATTCTCCCCTGTGATGAAAAAAATTCCTTTCTTGTGGCCATGGACCCTCTCGACGGCTCTTCCAATATTTCCGTCAATGCACCAATCGGCTCGATTTTTTCCATCTTTCGTCCACCGGTCCCCTTTTCCTCCTCACCCGAAGGCCTTTTTTTAAATGCCGCCTCCCCACTCCTTTCCGCCTATCTCCTCTACAGCGTCTCGACAAGCCTTGTCCTGGCCTATTCCGGAGAGACACGCGTTTTTACTCTTGATCCGGACACCGGAGAGTTTCTGGGAGACGGGTCCCCGTGGTGTTTTCCTGCTAAGGGGAAGATATACAGCACAAATGAAGCGTATCTTCCCCACTGGGAGAAACCTCTGCAGGACTATCTCTCCTGGATCAAAAAAGAGCGCAATCCATCCATGATTCATCGCTATATAGGAGCACTTGTCGGAGATTTCCACCGAAACCTTCTCAAAGGAGGGATCTATCTCTACCCCGCCGAAGCAGGAGAGAAATCGTCCGGAAAGCTGCGACTTCTCTATGAAGCCTATCCGATGGCGCATATTGCAAGGAATGCCGGAGGGATCGCAACCGACGGGAAGGAAGATATCCTGACGATCATTCCCCGGTCTGTCCATCAGAGGGTTCCTCTGGTCGTCGGACCGGCTGACCTCGTTTGTGAATTTCATGAACGGACCGGACACCCTCTGTCCCGCGTGTAATTTTTTCCTGTTTGCTGATCCTTTCGGTCACATCATCTTGACCTTTCTGTCATTTGGTGTCGTTACCCTATCCTGCGATGGCAAAGAGAAAAACAGATGACGAAAGGACGCTACCATGAAAAAGATCATTCTCGAATGTGACCTGTGTGACCGGGGACTGGAAACAGAAAACGGAGAAGAATCCGGCTTTTATATCTGCCCGGAATGCTGGGACGATCTTCGTAAAAGCCTTCAAAGTCCCTTTGAATCCGGAGAGTCGAAATCCGGCGCATGACGCTCACCGGAGCAAACTGTCCTGTTTTTTTGTTCTGAACCCCGTCAACCGGGGACGTGTCATTTCTTCCATCGCATAGACGACCCCTTCCGTTCCGGATCCCGAATGGCGGATACCTCCATACGGCCAATGATCGAGCCGGAAGGTGGGGATCTCGTTGACAAAGACCCCCGGACAATCGATATTCTCTGCCAGACCCAACCCTTCTTCAAGATTTTTCGTAAAGACTCCCGCCTGAAGACCATATTTTGAGCGGTTCAGACGCTTGATCGCCTCTTCCGTCCTATCGAAAGGGATGACCGTGACCACCGGACCAAAAATTTCTTCCGACTCCACTTCGTCGGACTCCTTTGTCTCAGAAAGGATGACAGGATGAATCAATGACTCCTTCCGTCGGAGAGGCGTCAATGCCCGGGCCCCTTCCCGGACGGCACTCTGAACCCTGCCCCAGACCTTTTCCGCGTGACTTTCCTGAATCAGGGGGCCCATCAGGACGCCGTCCCGACCGGGATCTCCGATGAACCCTTCCTTCTCGAGATGCGCCACCCTCCCGACCATTCCGGAAACAAGCTGGTCAAACAGGGAACGATGCACCAGGATTCTCTGAACCGAGATGCAAATCTGGCCGGCATAGGCAAAAGCCCCCGAAACAAGCTTCTCCGGCAGACCTTCCATCTCCGCATCCTTCGTCACAAGAACACCCGCATTCCCTCCCAGTTCCAGAACAACTGTTTTCCTGGGCACACGGTCCCGGAGAGACCATCCAACCACATCGCTTCCCGTAAAAGAAACGACCTCCACTTCAGGATGCTCGACCAGGTAAAGGGTTCCCGGAATATCTGCCGGCAAAACGGAGAGACTTTCCGGGGGAAGACCGGCTTCAAGCAGCACCGCACCCAGCATCAGAGCTGTCAAACTCCCGAATGGAGCCGGTTTGACGAGGATGGGACAGCCTGCTGCAATGGCCGGTGCCACCTTGTGGGCCAAAAGGTTCAAGGGAAAATTGTAGGGAGTCACCGCCAGAACAAAACCTTTCGGAACCCGTTCAACAAGACCGCTCATCCCGATCCCCTGAGGCACACTGTCTCCCGGCATCCAGCTTGTTCCGAAATCCGATGCCGCATGCGCGGCCGTCCGGAACGTGGTAGCCGCCCTGTCCACTTCGAATCGGGCTGCTGAAAGAGGCTTTCCGACCTCCTGGACAATAAGTTTTGCCAGGGGATCCCGATACTGCTCAAGCAATCTTGAGGTATTTTCGAGAATCCGGGATCGGCGAAACCGGGGAAGTTCTTTCATTATTCTCCGGATATTGCCGGCATCCCGAAGAGCCTCTTCGAGATCCGGACGCTCCGCCTGGTCCACACTCCAGAAGTCTTTTCCCCCGGGAACGGGCAAGAGCCGGGAGAAGGGAAAGTAGCTGCGCCGGTTTTCTCCGGACCTCCATTTCCCCTTCAGAAGGAAAGGGAAGGAGGAGTTCCCGGGAGATTCTGAAAAAAGACCATTGATGTCCATACGCTCTCCTGCCGATAAAAAGAAGGATGATCCGGATTCTTGCAACAACCTGTGATCATAAATTCCAGATTGCCCTTCCGTGCAAAGGTTGTCATACTGACGAAAAATGACGGGTCCCTTCCAAAACCCGCACCGCTGAACTAAAAGGAGTGATCTTGCCGAAGACAGTCGTCAAGGGAATTTCACACGTCTCCCGATGCCTTGTGGCAATCCTGGGGATCTGTCTTCTCTCGGGATTCATGGTCAAGACCCCTTCAGGAAACAAAAAGCTCCAGATCCTCCCGTTGCCGCCTGAATACTCTCCCGCCCAATCCGATCTTTTTGCCTCTCACGGGGCCCACTCTTTTTTCTTTTTCAATCCCCAAAAATCAACAGATCTCTGGGAACTTTCCCTGTATCATCCAATGGGGTCATCCCATTATCTCGGCGAAACCTGGACACGGATCCCTTTGCCGGACTTGCGATCCATTCATCAGATACAGGATATGGCTTACGCCAGGGGAATGATTTTCCTTTCCGGTGTCGATGAAAATCGGACCCCCATTCTCCGCTCTTACCTCCTGTCACCGAACAACACCGGCAATTCAACACAGAGGGTTGTCTCACACACAGATTTCTACCCCCCTTCGGGCGGAACCCCTGTGCGGGAACTTTTTTACGACCATCGCACCCGCGTCCTCTGGCTTCTCTACGACAATGGACAGATCCAGATTGGTCCGCACATTCTTGCCCTCCATCGCACTCTCCTGACAGACAGTCCGGCCGGGTATCTTCTTCTTCCCGGTCGAAAGAAAGTGGTTGCCGGCCCCCTCTTGCTTCCCCGGGTCCAGAAAGTGCCAGAAGACAGAGGCTGTTTCTCCTGCTTTCTGTCCGTTTTCCAGAGAAAGCGAAGCGAAGAAAATCAGATTCCGGAGCATCCGGTACGCCTTCCCGGACGCGTCCGGTCTCACATGGGAATCTGGCCTCTCGGGCAAAGGACGGCCCTTCTTCGGGACAAAGAAGCATTTGCCTGCCATATTCCCGACCGGGACTTCCCCCGGAAGCTTCATCCCTGTCTCCGGTTTCCGGAAATCAATCTTCCGATGGCCACTCTTCTCACAGGATCCTGGCTCGTTCTGCTGACAGCACCCGACGAGAAGGCAATCCGGCATCTTATTGCCCTGAATGCCGTTTATATCGACAACCGGATCCGGCAAGGAGCCCCGCTGAAATCCGGATTTCTCGATCATCTCTCAATAACAGACGGGATGGACTACACGTTGCCCCAAAATGCGCACGTGGATGGGACATTTTCTGTTTCCACGGCGCGGCAGGCGATTTTTATCGGGTCGCGCCATCTTTATCGTCTGACTTTGTATGACCGTTCCCCCATGCCCCGGACGTCCTTCCCCAAAAAGCATGTGTTCGAGCCCTGACCCGCACACCGTTGCGTCGAAATTCGGGGGGTCCCTCGAAACAAGCCGGGAATCACACCACATCAGAAGAGAACCTGTGGCTCGAAGGTTATCACGGGCAGAAACAGGAGTCCAAGATAGAGATCTGTTACGATTGAAAAATTTCTCCGGACAGATCCCGGCAGGATGGTTATAATATGTCGCACAGAAATTGAAACGTAAAACATGAGAATCTTTTTTCACTCCATCCCGGGACAGGTGAGTCATGCTCGAAGCCAATGAAGGCACAAAAGAGATTGCGCAGGAAATCCTCTACCGGATGAGCCAGAATCCTGATCGAACGCGCAGGATCGGGACCTTCGGGTTTATCGAACTTGAAGACACCTGGGGGGATGAAGCCACGATCCTGAACACGGCCAGAGTGTCGACTTCCAACCGGCGTCTTTCCGGTCCGGACGCCTTTTCCGACAAGGACCGTGACCTGTTGGAACACCTTTTGTCGGAAGAGCACGGCACTCCCTTTGAAACCGTCTGGTTTCGGTACCGGTTCATCGCTCCCATCTTTGTCCTCAGACAGTGGGTCAAACACCGGATCTCCACATGGAACGAATTTTCCATGCGTTACCGGAAACCGATTTCCGCTTTCTACATACCGGACGAAACAGCACGCAAGGTGGATGGCTTTGAAATCATGACGCAGGAGCAGACAGACAGATACACGGCGCTCCTCGAATCC
Encoded here:
- a CDS encoding aldehyde dehydrogenase family protein, with product MDINGLFSESPGNSSFPFLLKGKWRSGENRRSYFPFSRLLPVPGGKDFWSVDQAERPDLEEALRDAGNIRRIMKELPRFRRSRILENTSRLLEQYRDPLAKLIVQEVGKPLSAARFEVDRAATTFRTAAHAASDFGTSWMPGDSVPQGIGMSGLVERVPKGFVLAVTPYNFPLNLLAHKVAPAIAAGCPILVKPAPFGSLTALMLGAVLLEAGLPPESLSVLPADIPGTLYLVEHPEVEVVSFTGSDVVGWSLRDRVPRKTVVLELGGNAGVLVTKDAEMEGLPEKLVSGAFAYAGQICISVQRILVHRSLFDQLVSGMVGRVAHLEKEGFIGDPGRDGVLMGPLIQESHAEKVWGRVQSAVREGARALTPLRRKESLIHPVILSETKESDEVESEEIFGPVVTVIPFDRTEEAIKRLNRSKYGLQAGVFTKNLEEGLGLAENIDCPGVFVNEIPTFRLDHWPYGGIRHSGSGTEGVVYAMEEMTRPRLTGFRTKKQDSLLR
- a CDS encoding class 1 fructose-bisphosphatase produces the protein MYKNPSFTTPFDFIMEKTSDNQIERTPLLLIAAAIEQGGRTMASLLRKGPLLGITGSAKVRNIQGEEVQTLDQIGQETFLGLFRRSRAVFSVLSEEAEIPEILPCDEKNSFLVAMDPLDGSSNISVNAPIGSIFSIFRPPVPFSSSPEGLFLNAASPLLSAYLLYSVSTSLVLAYSGETRVFTLDPDTGEFLGDGSPWCFPAKGKIYSTNEAYLPHWEKPLQDYLSWIKKERNPSMIHRYIGALVGDFHRNLLKGGIYLYPAEAGEKSSGKLRLLYEAYPMAHIARNAGGIATDGKEDILTIIPRSVHQRVPLVVGPADLVCEFHERTGHPLSRV
- the thyX gene encoding FAD-dependent thymidylate synthase is translated as MLEANEGTKEIAQEILYRMSQNPDRTRRIGTFGFIELEDTWGDEATILNTARVSTSNRRLSGPDAFSDKDRDLLEHLLSEEHGTPFETVWFRYRFIAPIFVLRQWVKHRISTWNEFSMRYRKPISAFYIPDETARKVDGFEIMTQEQTDRYTALLESVNRFYEEEYDTICRRIDDLRQTGELPPKESGRDPYRARARELLRSAMPVANYSDVYWTVNFRSLLNFFHLRTKETAQYEIRQYALAAYDLFAHAFPLLRSTLEKAEKNRKSSGSS